A part of Salmo salar chromosome ssa18, Ssal_v3.1, whole genome shotgun sequence genomic DNA contains:
- the sema4f gene encoding semaphorin-4F, with product MRASGRVIFWLLSVLCSLSRSRTATLSSIGDLDAMLGPQQFRGVANFSTFLLDRSSGVLFLGARDAILAVDTNNLTQPPRMIVWDVPEEKRKSCVAKGKTEGDCNNYLRLLEFLGNGWIYACGTYAFDPQCAFLNMSSFSLERGENGGLRMETGKGKCPFEPSQHYTAVMAGGILYTAATSNFLGTLFDISRATGQEQERIRTERSINWLSDPEFVSSVFIQQDEDNNPQGEDNKIYFFFTEVAKEYDLYTKVKVPRVARVCKSDVGGMKTLQRRWTTFLKAQLVCEDRASGQRYNILTDVYTKQHTSGDPSSTHFYGLFTSQWEHEELSAVCVYSLADISKVMDGPFKELKKTCENWINPEPVPTPRPGQCLNSALRAEGFESSLKLPDKVLTFMRDHPLMENNVIAAPLLVRRGVTYTKVAVTRTTTGSDDDQRNAATVLHLGTDRGELHRVLVVGHITTLLQEIPLFSAQEPVNNILLHKGQALVGTPLSLARVGAEGCSLYPSCEVCARARPLGCMWRAKEGACGPSMTEPIQGQEVEDALKLCDSGEGRCSPVLRELRVSVGLHVLLPCVQVSTLPCTWDHPPHRHTRQHHSDLEVTVTEESLGTYTCLCQEGGPGGKEESPVCRRASYHLTLEGPSAGGAVAMAGGRHLLAIYILCFILGVALGGFLLFFLSHRRGIGQRHPDHSLSSEKGQDLLGSSATPQSPSCGSLLSEGFPLTEKRGNGTMLLTHHHGNGGHHGNYGVAGGNGGCDGNHGNGGGHGNAGYANNANCNVQVPASAVNGLKLHVQEMVTDERRGGERERRRPEVGQGDEEDEGLGEGLGGMEEELAGFPLFKLPAPLAQCEESSI from the exons ATCTGGACGCCATGTTGGGGCCGCAACAGTTCAGGGGCGTGGCCAACTTTAGCACATTCCTATTGGACCGTTCGTCTGGCGTTCTCTTCCTGGGTGCGAGAGATGCCATACTGGCCGTGGACACCAACAACCTGACACAGCCACCGCGcatg attgTGTGGGATGTTcctgaggagaagaggaagtCCTGTGTGGCAAAGGGAaagacagag GGTGACTGTAATAACTACCTTCGTCTGTTAGAGTTTCTTGGAAACGGGTGGATCTACGCCTGTGGAACCTATGCTTTTGACCCACAGTGTGCCTTCCTG aACATGTCTTCCTTCTCTCTGGAGCGAGGGGAGAATGGAGGGCTGAGGATGGAGACTGGGAAAGGGAAATGTCCCTTTGAGCCCAGCCAGCACTATACAGCTGTTATGGCAG gagGTATCTTGTACACGGCCGCCACGAGTAACTTCCTGGGAACGTTGTTCGATATCTCCAGGGCAACCGGACAGGAGCAGGAACGGATCCGCACCGAGAGATCCATCAACTGGCTCAGtg aCCCAGAGTTTGTGTCGTCAGTGTTCATACAGCAGGATGAAGACAACAACCCACAGGGGGAAGACAACAAGATCTACTTCTTCTTTACCGAGGTCGCCAAGGAGTATGACCTCTACACTAAGGTCAAAGTTCCCAGGGTCGCACGTGTCTGCAAG tctgatGTAGGTGGTATGAAGACATTACAGAGACGTTGGACCACCTTCCTCAAGGCTCAGTTGGTGTGTGAGGACAGAGCCAGCGGACAGCGTTACAACATACTGACTGATGtctacacaaaacaacacacatcTGGAGACCCTAGCTCTACACACTTCTATGGTCTCTTCACATCTCAGTG ggagcatGAGGAGTTGTCAGCAGTGTGTGTCTACAGTCTGGCTGACATCAGTAAAGTGATGGACGGACCTTTTAAGGAACTGAAGAAGACCTGTGAGAACTGGATCAACCCAGAACCAGTACCAACACCTAGACCAGGACAG TGTCTGAACAGTGCTCTGAGAGCGGAGGGCTTCGAGTCTTCTCTCAAGCTGCCGGACAAG GTGTTGACGTTTATGAGAGACCACCCTCTGATGGAGAACAACGTGATCGCAGCGCCTCTACTGGTGAGGAGGGGCGTCACGTACACTAAAGTAGCTGTTACCAGGACGACCACGGGGTCGGACGATGATCAGAGAAATGCAGCCACCGTGCTGCACCTGGGAACAG ATCGTGGGGAGCTCCATAGAGTACTGGTGGTAGGACACATCACTACACTACTACAGGAGATACCTCTCTTCTCTGCACAGGAACCTGTCAACAACATACTGCtacacaag ggGCAGGCTCTAGTAGGTACCCCTCTATCCCTGGCCCGTGTGGGGGCAGAGGGATGCAGCCTGTACCCCAGCTGTGAGGTGTGTGCCCGGGCCAGACCCCTAGGGTGTATGTGGAGGGCCAAAGAGGGAGCTTGTGGCCCCAGCATGACAga gCCCATCCAGGGACAGGAGGTAGAAGATGCTCTGAAGCTGTGTGACAGTGGAGAAG GCCGTTGTTCCCCTGTCCTGAGGGAGCTGCGTGTCTCTGTGGGTCTCCATGTTCTGCTGCCCTGTGTCCAGGTGTCCACACTCCCCTGTACCTGGGATCACCCACCACACAG ACACACCCGTCAACATCACTCTGACCTGGAGGTCACTGTCACAGAGGAAAGCCTGGGGACATACACCTGTCTATGTCAG GAGGGGGGACCAGGGGGTAAGGAGGAGAGTCCTGTCTGTCGCAGAGCCTCCTACCATCTCACCCTGGAGGGTCCCAGCGCTGGAGGGGCCGTGGCGATGGCTGGAGGACGTCACCTACTGGCCATCTACATACTCTGCTTCAt cctGGGCGTCGCCCTCGGAGgcttccttctcttcttcctgTCCCACCGACGCGGGATTGGCCAGCGCCACCCAGACCACTCCCTTTCCTCGGAGAAAGGGCAGGACCTGCTGGGCTCCTCGGCGACGCCGCAGTCACCTAGCTGCGGCAGTCTGCTGTCGGAGGGGTTCCCATTAACGGAGAAGAGAGGAAATGGAACCATGCTACTGACACACCACCACGGCAACGGTGGTCACCACGGCAACTACGGCGTCGCTGGCGGCAACGGCGGCTGCGACGGTAACCACGGCAACGGCGGCGGCCACGGCAACGCCGGCTACGCCAACAACGCTAACTGTAACGTGCAGGTGCCAGCGAGCGCTGTGAATGGGCTGAAGCTTCACGTTCAGGAGATGGTGACGgacgagaggagggggggagagagggagaggaggaggccgGAGGTAGgacagggggatgaggaggaCGAGGGGCTAGGGGAGGGGTTGGGGGGA